One stretch of Thermodesulfobacteriota bacterium DNA includes these proteins:
- a CDS encoding addiction module antidote protein: MNKIRVADLPEFDLADQLRTEDDIAAYLTLVLDEGDADELAHALGVAARARGMGEVSRAAGVTREALYRALRPGAHPRFDTIARVCSALGVKLVAQARHTAGADR, from the coding sequence ATGAACAAGATCCGCGTAGCCGACCTGCCGGAATTCGACTTGGCCGACCAGCTTCGCACGGAAGACGACATCGCGGCGTACCTCACGCTCGTGCTCGATGAAGGCGACGCCGACGAACTGGCGCACGCGCTGGGAGTGGCGGCGCGTGCACGGGGCATGGGCGAGGTGTCGCGGGCCGCTGGCGTGACGCGGGAAGCTCTGTACAGGGCTTTGCGGCCAGGAGCGCATCCGCGGTTCGACACCATCGCACGGGTGTGCTCGGCGCTCGGGGTCAAGCTCGTCGCGCAGGCCCGGCACACGGCGG
- a CDS encoding type II toxin-antitoxin system RelE/ParE family toxin yields the protein MFAVKTLPEFDAWLSGLKDRTTRIRLSRRLDRAQQGNLGDVKLVGEGVYEMREHFGPGWRMYYTQRGAVVIVMLGGGDKSTQAADIARALRLAARIEE from the coding sequence ATGTTTGCGGTCAAGACGTTGCCGGAGTTCGACGCGTGGCTCTCCGGCCTCAAGGACCGGACCACGCGTATCCGCCTGAGCCGAAGGCTCGACCGGGCCCAACAGGGCAACCTGGGCGACGTGAAGCTCGTAGGCGAGGGCGTCTACGAGATGCGCGAGCACTTCGGCCCCGGGTGGCGGATGTACTACACGCAGCGGGGCGCCGTGGTCATCGTGATGCTTGGCGGGGGCGACAAATCCACCCAGGCCGCCGATATCGCGCGGGCGCTGCGACTGGCTGCCCGCATCGAGGAGTGA